One region of Takifugu flavidus isolate HTHZ2018 chromosome 14, ASM371156v2, whole genome shotgun sequence genomic DNA includes:
- the LOC130537682 gene encoding multidrug and toxin extrusion protein 1-like isoform X3: protein MKRSECWVWLLFSAQPHSDMKDSASENSGRGVNEESESDESARSVDSCCRSWLQRRLTPAAPEDYKSETIDFLKLSGPVFMSQSMSFLIGFTSLVFCGHMGKTELAAVALAIAVINVTGISIGSGLGSACDTLISQTYGSGNLKNVGVILQRAVLILLLACFPCWALLINTQSILLAVRQSPEVARLSQLYVKIFMPALPAAFMYQLQGRYLQNQGIMWPQVISGAVGNVINAIINYIFLHLLDLGVAGSAGANAIAQYSLAIFLFGYIRFRGLHKATWEGWSRECMQEWGPFLKLAVPSMLMHCLEWWLYEIAGFLAGIISEVELAAQSVMYELAATAYVIPIGFSVAASVRVGNALGAGNTERAKLSSKVSLIFTLAASCLVAVCLFATKDVIGYIFTADKEILRRVEAVMKMYGLIHIAEAFAAVTGGIVRGAGKQTVGAVCNLVGFYVIGLPIGASLMFPVKMGIVGLWIGFLISVSVQAVFFTGFLYKLNWKKITEEGSDETTS from the exons ATGAAAAGGAGTGAATGTTGGGTCTGGCTTCTGTTTTCTGCCCAACCTCATTCCGATATGAAAGATTCCGCATCAGAAAACTCTGGCAGAGGTGTAAATGAAGAGTCTGAGAGCGATGAATCAGCTCGCAGCGTTGACTCATGCTGCAGATCCTGGCTGCAAAGAAGGCTCACGCCCGCCGCACCCGAGGATTACAAGAGTGAAACcattgattttttaaaactgtcGGGACCCGTG TTTATGTCCCAGTCCATGAGCTTCCTGATTGGGTTCACCAGTTTGGTGTTTTGCGGACACATGGGTAAAACAGAGCTGGCGGCGGTGGCGTTAGCAATAGCG GTAATAAACGTCACCGGCATTTCAATCGGCTCTGGTTTGGGATCAGCCTGTGACACGCTTATATCTCAG ACGTATGGAAGTGGCAACCTTAAGAATGTAGGAGTCATACTCCAGAGGGCAGTTCTGATTCTGCTTTTAGCCTGTTTCCCCTGCTGGGCGCTGCTCATTAACACTCAGTCCATCCTACTGGCTGTCAGGCAGAGTCCAGAGGTTGCAAG ACTCTCCCAGCTGTACGTGAAGATCTTCATGCCCGCCCTGCCT GCGGCCTTCATGTACCAGCTGCAGGGGAGGTATCTTCAGAATCAG GGTATTATGTGGCCTCAGGTGATATCAGGAGCTGTGGGGAACGTGATAAATGCCATCATTAACTacatcttcctccatcttctggATCTGGGTGTTGC TGGCTCTGCAGGCGCCAACGCCATCGCTCAGTATTCCTTGGCCATATTCTTGTTTGGCTACATCCGCTTCAGAGGACTGCACAAAGCTACCTGGGAGG GCTGGTCCAGAGAGTGCATGCAGGAGTGGGGCCCTTTCCTCAAGCTGGCCGTCCCCAGCATGCTGATGCACTGCCTGGAGTGGTGGCTCTATGAGATCGCAGGCTTCCTGGCTGGCATCATCAGCGAGGTGGAGCTGGCCGCTCAGTCCGTCATGTATGAGCTGGCCGCGACGGCATACGTG ATTCCCATAGGCTTCTCTGTTGCTGCAAGCGTACGGGTCGGAAACGCGCTCGGCGCTGGGAACACCGAGCGAGCCAAGCTGTCCAGCAAGGTCTCCCTCATCTTTACAC TCGCAGCCTCCTGTCTGGTTGCAGTGTGTCTTTTCGCCACTAAAGATGTGATAGGTTACATTTTCACTGCGGACAA GGAGATTTTACGGCGGGTGGAAGCTGTCATGAAGATGTACGGTTTAATCCACATTGCAGAGGCCTTTGCG GCTGTTACGGGAGGTATTGTCAGGGGGGCCGGGAAGCAAACGGTCGGTGCCGTGTGTAACCTGGTGGGTTTCTATGTTATTGGGCTTCCCATCGGGGCATCTCTAATGTTCCCTGTCAAAATGGGCATCGTAG GGCTGTGGATTGGCTTCTTAATTTCTGTCAGTGTGCAAGCTGTGTTTTTCACAGGGTTTTTGTATAAACTAAACTGGAAGAAAATCACAGAAGAG GGCAGCGATGAAACAACATCGTAG
- the LOC130537682 gene encoding multidrug and toxin extrusion protein 1-like isoform X2: MKRSECWVWLLFSAQPHSDMKDSASENSGRGVNEESESDESARSVDSCCRSWLQRRLTPAAPEDYKSETIDFLKLSGPVFMSQSMSFLIGFTSLVFCGHMGKTELAAVALAIAVINVTGISIGSGLGSACDTLISQTYGSGNLKNVGVILQRAVLILLLACFPCWALLINTQSILLAVRQSPEVARLSQLYVKIFMPALPAAFMYQLQGRYLQNQVISGAVGNVINAIINYIFLHLLDLGVAGSAGANAIAQYSLAIFLFGYIRFRGLHKATWEGWSRECMQEWGPFLKLAVPSMLMHCLEWWLYEIAGFLAGIISEVELAAQSVMYELAATAYVIPIGFSVAASVRVGNALGAGNTERAKLSSKVSLIFTLAASCLVAVCLFATKDVIGYIFTADKEILRRVEAVMKMYGLIHIAEAFAAVTGGIVRGAGKQTVGAVCNLVGFYVIGLPIGASLMFPVKMGIVGLWIGFLISVSVQAVFFTGFLYKLNWKKITEEALERAGVPTASENKDVKKSSGISPPWSVEGMQEAADAGQQMSAALTVRQLLVRRGLSLVLMIIILATAVSIAELLHA, from the exons ATGAAAAGGAGTGAATGTTGGGTCTGGCTTCTGTTTTCTGCCCAACCTCATTCCGATATGAAAGATTCCGCATCAGAAAACTCTGGCAGAGGTGTAAATGAAGAGTCTGAGAGCGATGAATCAGCTCGCAGCGTTGACTCATGCTGCAGATCCTGGCTGCAAAGAAGGCTCACGCCCGCCGCACCCGAGGATTACAAGAGTGAAACcattgattttttaaaactgtcGGGACCCGTG TTTATGTCCCAGTCCATGAGCTTCCTGATTGGGTTCACCAGTTTGGTGTTTTGCGGACACATGGGTAAAACAGAGCTGGCGGCGGTGGCGTTAGCAATAGCG GTAATAAACGTCACCGGCATTTCAATCGGCTCTGGTTTGGGATCAGCCTGTGACACGCTTATATCTCAG ACGTATGGAAGTGGCAACCTTAAGAATGTAGGAGTCATACTCCAGAGGGCAGTTCTGATTCTGCTTTTAGCCTGTTTCCCCTGCTGGGCGCTGCTCATTAACACTCAGTCCATCCTACTGGCTGTCAGGCAGAGTCCAGAGGTTGCAAG ACTCTCCCAGCTGTACGTGAAGATCTTCATGCCCGCCCTGCCT GCGGCCTTCATGTACCAGCTGCAGGGGAGGTATCTTCAGAATCAG GTGATATCAGGAGCTGTGGGGAACGTGATAAATGCCATCATTAACTacatcttcctccatcttctggATCTGGGTGTTGC TGGCTCTGCAGGCGCCAACGCCATCGCTCAGTATTCCTTGGCCATATTCTTGTTTGGCTACATCCGCTTCAGAGGACTGCACAAAGCTACCTGGGAGG GCTGGTCCAGAGAGTGCATGCAGGAGTGGGGCCCTTTCCTCAAGCTGGCCGTCCCCAGCATGCTGATGCACTGCCTGGAGTGGTGGCTCTATGAGATCGCAGGCTTCCTGGCTGGCATCATCAGCGAGGTGGAGCTGGCCGCTCAGTCCGTCATGTATGAGCTGGCCGCGACGGCATACGTG ATTCCCATAGGCTTCTCTGTTGCTGCAAGCGTACGGGTCGGAAACGCGCTCGGCGCTGGGAACACCGAGCGAGCCAAGCTGTCCAGCAAGGTCTCCCTCATCTTTACAC TCGCAGCCTCCTGTCTGGTTGCAGTGTGTCTTTTCGCCACTAAAGATGTGATAGGTTACATTTTCACTGCGGACAA GGAGATTTTACGGCGGGTGGAAGCTGTCATGAAGATGTACGGTTTAATCCACATTGCAGAGGCCTTTGCG GCTGTTACGGGAGGTATTGTCAGGGGGGCCGGGAAGCAAACGGTCGGTGCCGTGTGTAACCTGGTGGGTTTCTATGTTATTGGGCTTCCCATCGGGGCATCTCTAATGTTCCCTGTCAAAATGGGCATCGTAG GGCTGTGGATTGGCTTCTTAATTTCTGTCAGTGTGCAAGCTGTGTTTTTCACAGGGTTTTTGTATAAACTAAACTGGAAGAAAATCACAGAAGAG GCACTGGAGAGGGCAGGAGTCCCTACAGCCAGCGAGAATAAggatgttaaaaagagcagtggAATCAGTCCTCCGTGGTCAGTGGAGGGGATGCAGGAAGCAGCCGACGCAGGTCAGCAGATGTCTGCGGCACTGACGGtcaggcagctgctggtgcGACGCGGCCTCTCCCTGGTGCTCATGATCATCATCCTCGCCACTGCAGTCTCCATCGCTGAGCTGCTCCACGCCTAG
- the LOC130537682 gene encoding multidrug and toxin extrusion protein 1-like isoform X1: MKRSECWVWLLFSAQPHSDMKDSASENSGRGVNEESESDESARSVDSCCRSWLQRRLTPAAPEDYKSETIDFLKLSGPVFMSQSMSFLIGFTSLVFCGHMGKTELAAVALAIAVINVTGISIGSGLGSACDTLISQTYGSGNLKNVGVILQRAVLILLLACFPCWALLINTQSILLAVRQSPEVARLSQLYVKIFMPALPAAFMYQLQGRYLQNQGIMWPQVISGAVGNVINAIINYIFLHLLDLGVAGSAGANAIAQYSLAIFLFGYIRFRGLHKATWEGWSRECMQEWGPFLKLAVPSMLMHCLEWWLYEIAGFLAGIISEVELAAQSVMYELAATAYVIPIGFSVAASVRVGNALGAGNTERAKLSSKVSLIFTLAASCLVAVCLFATKDVIGYIFTADKEILRRVEAVMKMYGLIHIAEAFAAVTGGIVRGAGKQTVGAVCNLVGFYVIGLPIGASLMFPVKMGIVGLWIGFLISVSVQAVFFTGFLYKLNWKKITEEALERAGVPTASENKDVKKSSGISPPWSVEGMQEAADAGQQMSAALTVRQLLVRRGLSLVLMIIILATAVSIAELLHA, translated from the exons ATGAAAAGGAGTGAATGTTGGGTCTGGCTTCTGTTTTCTGCCCAACCTCATTCCGATATGAAAGATTCCGCATCAGAAAACTCTGGCAGAGGTGTAAATGAAGAGTCTGAGAGCGATGAATCAGCTCGCAGCGTTGACTCATGCTGCAGATCCTGGCTGCAAAGAAGGCTCACGCCCGCCGCACCCGAGGATTACAAGAGTGAAACcattgattttttaaaactgtcGGGACCCGTG TTTATGTCCCAGTCCATGAGCTTCCTGATTGGGTTCACCAGTTTGGTGTTTTGCGGACACATGGGTAAAACAGAGCTGGCGGCGGTGGCGTTAGCAATAGCG GTAATAAACGTCACCGGCATTTCAATCGGCTCTGGTTTGGGATCAGCCTGTGACACGCTTATATCTCAG ACGTATGGAAGTGGCAACCTTAAGAATGTAGGAGTCATACTCCAGAGGGCAGTTCTGATTCTGCTTTTAGCCTGTTTCCCCTGCTGGGCGCTGCTCATTAACACTCAGTCCATCCTACTGGCTGTCAGGCAGAGTCCAGAGGTTGCAAG ACTCTCCCAGCTGTACGTGAAGATCTTCATGCCCGCCCTGCCT GCGGCCTTCATGTACCAGCTGCAGGGGAGGTATCTTCAGAATCAG GGTATTATGTGGCCTCAGGTGATATCAGGAGCTGTGGGGAACGTGATAAATGCCATCATTAACTacatcttcctccatcttctggATCTGGGTGTTGC TGGCTCTGCAGGCGCCAACGCCATCGCTCAGTATTCCTTGGCCATATTCTTGTTTGGCTACATCCGCTTCAGAGGACTGCACAAAGCTACCTGGGAGG GCTGGTCCAGAGAGTGCATGCAGGAGTGGGGCCCTTTCCTCAAGCTGGCCGTCCCCAGCATGCTGATGCACTGCCTGGAGTGGTGGCTCTATGAGATCGCAGGCTTCCTGGCTGGCATCATCAGCGAGGTGGAGCTGGCCGCTCAGTCCGTCATGTATGAGCTGGCCGCGACGGCATACGTG ATTCCCATAGGCTTCTCTGTTGCTGCAAGCGTACGGGTCGGAAACGCGCTCGGCGCTGGGAACACCGAGCGAGCCAAGCTGTCCAGCAAGGTCTCCCTCATCTTTACAC TCGCAGCCTCCTGTCTGGTTGCAGTGTGTCTTTTCGCCACTAAAGATGTGATAGGTTACATTTTCACTGCGGACAA GGAGATTTTACGGCGGGTGGAAGCTGTCATGAAGATGTACGGTTTAATCCACATTGCAGAGGCCTTTGCG GCTGTTACGGGAGGTATTGTCAGGGGGGCCGGGAAGCAAACGGTCGGTGCCGTGTGTAACCTGGTGGGTTTCTATGTTATTGGGCTTCCCATCGGGGCATCTCTAATGTTCCCTGTCAAAATGGGCATCGTAG GGCTGTGGATTGGCTTCTTAATTTCTGTCAGTGTGCAAGCTGTGTTTTTCACAGGGTTTTTGTATAAACTAAACTGGAAGAAAATCACAGAAGAG GCACTGGAGAGGGCAGGAGTCCCTACAGCCAGCGAGAATAAggatgttaaaaagagcagtggAATCAGTCCTCCGTGGTCAGTGGAGGGGATGCAGGAAGCAGCCGACGCAGGTCAGCAGATGTCTGCGGCACTGACGGtcaggcagctgctggtgcGACGCGGCCTCTCCCTGGTGCTCATGATCATCATCCTCGCCACTGCAGTCTCCATCGCTGAGCTGCTCCACGCCTAG
- the LOC130537675 gene encoding multidrug and toxin extrusion protein 1-like isoform X1 yields the protein MDSGSAAGESDAKKDNSEQDDGDATSSKLLCRWLPPMYREELYQTMKLTGPMAISRLLEISIKFVTSVFCGHIGSAQLGGFALFFAAMIVTTVAMGFGLVRACDTFISQTFGGQNMKRVGVIVQRSSLILFLFCFLCWAVLLNISNIMLLLHQDEKLVRIANVYVVAYLPAIPAVLLRELQSSYLQNQGITLPQMFCSMATNVFNVISNYVLIYSLQLGGTGSAITNSLSDIVSCLLLFGFIRWKKLHVETWDGWSMECLQEWGAYMKLAVPCALVVCFDWWMYEIVSLLAGVFGEAVLAAQHVLYQIALLTSMVPVATSAAACVRVGNALGAGDTERAVVSGKVALLSAGTVAVVQGIIIAVIKPYVGYIFTSDQNIVATVSQILTLNIFAGFFEALLVSGANYFIWPFYEPNCAFLSHSTWTDCVFLQLASTGICLGSGLQAIVAFANMICYYVIGLAVGASLMFVAQLSLFGLWVGVWTGILLESLFFLGLFFKIDWKKITKKAQKRAGVPAEGAPVSVAQGDGVVPDSDCQNTADCDSVGVPKAEGYTLVSTQELKVYQEDEGNNADAGPPDGDAEQSNTGSRPNAPLSVPQLLLRRGLAVLVVVLILVLGVALHVAFPVPEPTILLLANGTMSENKTLPLHH from the exons ATGGATTCGGGGTCTGCTGCTGGGGAAAGCGATGCTAAGAAGGACAACAGTGAACAAGACGATGGAGATGCAACCAGTTCCAAACTTCTCTGTCGGTGGCTGCCCCCCATGTACAGAGAGGAGTTGTACCAAACCATGAAGCTCACAGGACCAATG GCGATATCTCGGCTTCTGGAAATCTCCATAAAGTTTGTGACCAGCGTGTTCTGTGGTCACATTGGAAGTGCTCAGCTGGGTGGCTTTGCTCTTTTCTTCGCA GCCATGATTGTTACCACAGTTGCGATGGGCTTTGGACTTGTAAGGGCGTGCGACACCTTCATTTCCCAG ACGTTTGGAGGTCAGAACATGAAACGTGTTGGAGTCATCGTCCAGAGGAGCTCGCtgatcctgttcctgttttgttttctctgttgggCTGTTCTCCTCAACATTTCCAACATAATGCTCCTGTTGCACCAGGATGAGAAGTTAGTGAG AATTGCCAACGTTTACGTGGTTGCGTATCTACCAGCTATTCCG GCAGTGCTGCTGCGTGAATTGCAGTCTTCCTACCTGCAAAACCAA ggGATCACTTTGCCTCAGATGTTCTGCTCCATGGCcacaaatgtatttaatgtgaTATCAAACTACGTTTTAATCTACAGCCTCCAGTTGGGCGGCAC aggttCCGCGATCACAAACAGCCTctctgatatcgtctcctgtcTGCTGTTGTTTGGCTTCATAAGATGGAAAAAGCTCCATGTGGAGACGTGGGACG GCTGGTCCATGGAGTGTCTCCAAGAGTGGGGGGCCTACATGAAGCTGGCGGTTCCCTGTGCACTCGTGGTGTGCTTTGACTGGTGGATGTATGAGATTGTATCCCTCTTGGCTG GAGTGTTTGGAGAAGCTGTTCTTGCAGCTCAACATGTGCTGTATCAAATAGCACTTCTAACATCAATG GTTCCGGTAGCCACCAGTGCAGCTGCTTGTGTACGTGTGGGGAATGCGCTGGGGGCCGGTGACACTGAGAGAGCTGTAGTCAGTGGAAAAGTGGCTCTGCTTTCCGCAG GAACGGTTGCTGTGGTTCAGGGCATCATCATCGCTGTAATCAAGCCGTACGTCGGATACATATTCACCTCTGACCA AAATATTGTGGCGACTGTCTCGCAGATCCTCACTCTCAACATCTTTGCAGGGTTCTTTGAAGCACTCCTGGTAAGTGGagcaaattattttatttggccATTTTATGAACCAAACTGTGCTTTTTTGTCTCATTCCACATGGACTGATTGTGTATTCCTGCAGCTTGCCTCCACAGGGATCTGTCTGGGATCAGGACTGCAGGCAATAGTTGCCTTCGCCAACATGATCTGTTACTACGTCATCGGTCTGGCAGTGGGAGCATCTCTGATGTTTGTTGCACAGCTGAGTTTATTCG GTCTGTGGGTGGGTGTCTGGACTGGAATATTGCTGGAGTCGCTCTTCTTTCTTGGTTTGTTCTTCAAAATCGACTGGAAGAAAATCACCAAGAAG GCTCAGAAGCGAGCTGGAGTTCCAGCCGAGGGGGCTCCTGTGAGTGTAGCTCAGGGTGACGGGGTGGTGCCTGACTCTGACTGCCAAAACACA GCCGACTGTGACAGTGTGGGAGTTCCTAAAGCTGAGGGATACACTCTGGTCAGCACCCAGGAGCTGAAAGTTTACCAGGAGGATGAAGGCAACAACGCAGACGCAGGCCCGCCTGACGGAGACGCCGAGCAGAGCAACACCGGCAGCCGACCCAACGCGCCGCTCTCTGTCCCTCAGCTGCTGTTGCGACGGGGGCTGGCTGTCTTGGTTGTAGTTCTCATTTTGGTTCTGGGAGTCGCTCTTCATGTTGCGTTCCCCGTACCTGAGCCCACTATCCTGTTACTGGCCAACGGTACCATGTCTGAGAATAAAACTCTGCCTCTACACCACTGA
- the LOC130537675 gene encoding multidrug and toxin extrusion protein 1-like isoform X3, giving the protein MDSGSAAGESDAKKDNSEQDDGDATSSKLLCRWLPPMYREELYQTMKLTGPMAISRLLEISIKFVTSVFCGHIGSAQLGGFALFFAAMIVTTVAMGFGLVRACDTFISQTFGGQNMKRVGVIVQRSSLILFLFCFLCWAVLLNISNIMLLLHQDEKLVRIANVYVVAYLPAIPAVLLRELQSSYLQNQGITLPQMFCSMATNVFNVISNYVLIYSLQLGGTWKKLHVETWDGWSMECLQEWGAYMKLAVPCALVVCFDWWMYEIVSLLAGVFGEAVLAAQHVLYQIALLTSMVPVATSAAACVRVGNALGAGDTERAVVSGKVALLSAGTVAVVQGIIIAVIKPYVGYIFTSDQNIVATVSQILTLNIFAGFFEALLLASTGICLGSGLQAIVAFANMICYYVIGLAVGASLMFVAQLSLFGLWVGVWTGILLESLFFLGLFFKIDWKKITKKAQKRAGVPAEGAPVSVAQGDGVVPDSDCQNTADCDSVGVPKAEGYTLVSTQELKVYQEDEGNNADAGPPDGDAEQSNTGSRPNAPLSVPQLLLRRGLAVLVVVLILVLGVALHVAFPVPEPTILLLANGTMSENKTLPLHH; this is encoded by the exons ATGGATTCGGGGTCTGCTGCTGGGGAAAGCGATGCTAAGAAGGACAACAGTGAACAAGACGATGGAGATGCAACCAGTTCCAAACTTCTCTGTCGGTGGCTGCCCCCCATGTACAGAGAGGAGTTGTACCAAACCATGAAGCTCACAGGACCAATG GCGATATCTCGGCTTCTGGAAATCTCCATAAAGTTTGTGACCAGCGTGTTCTGTGGTCACATTGGAAGTGCTCAGCTGGGTGGCTTTGCTCTTTTCTTCGCA GCCATGATTGTTACCACAGTTGCGATGGGCTTTGGACTTGTAAGGGCGTGCGACACCTTCATTTCCCAG ACGTTTGGAGGTCAGAACATGAAACGTGTTGGAGTCATCGTCCAGAGGAGCTCGCtgatcctgttcctgttttgttttctctgttgggCTGTTCTCCTCAACATTTCCAACATAATGCTCCTGTTGCACCAGGATGAGAAGTTAGTGAG AATTGCCAACGTTTACGTGGTTGCGTATCTACCAGCTATTCCG GCAGTGCTGCTGCGTGAATTGCAGTCTTCCTACCTGCAAAACCAA ggGATCACTTTGCCTCAGATGTTCTGCTCCATGGCcacaaatgtatttaatgtgaTATCAAACTACGTTTTAATCTACAGCCTCCAGTTGGGCGGCAC ATGGAAAAAGCTCCATGTGGAGACGTGGGACG GCTGGTCCATGGAGTGTCTCCAAGAGTGGGGGGCCTACATGAAGCTGGCGGTTCCCTGTGCACTCGTGGTGTGCTTTGACTGGTGGATGTATGAGATTGTATCCCTCTTGGCTG GAGTGTTTGGAGAAGCTGTTCTTGCAGCTCAACATGTGCTGTATCAAATAGCACTTCTAACATCAATG GTTCCGGTAGCCACCAGTGCAGCTGCTTGTGTACGTGTGGGGAATGCGCTGGGGGCCGGTGACACTGAGAGAGCTGTAGTCAGTGGAAAAGTGGCTCTGCTTTCCGCAG GAACGGTTGCTGTGGTTCAGGGCATCATCATCGCTGTAATCAAGCCGTACGTCGGATACATATTCACCTCTGACCA AAATATTGTGGCGACTGTCTCGCAGATCCTCACTCTCAACATCTTTGCAGGGTTCTTTGAAGCACTCCTG CTTGCCTCCACAGGGATCTGTCTGGGATCAGGACTGCAGGCAATAGTTGCCTTCGCCAACATGATCTGTTACTACGTCATCGGTCTGGCAGTGGGAGCATCTCTGATGTTTGTTGCACAGCTGAGTTTATTCG GTCTGTGGGTGGGTGTCTGGACTGGAATATTGCTGGAGTCGCTCTTCTTTCTTGGTTTGTTCTTCAAAATCGACTGGAAGAAAATCACCAAGAAG GCTCAGAAGCGAGCTGGAGTTCCAGCCGAGGGGGCTCCTGTGAGTGTAGCTCAGGGTGACGGGGTGGTGCCTGACTCTGACTGCCAAAACACA GCCGACTGTGACAGTGTGGGAGTTCCTAAAGCTGAGGGATACACTCTGGTCAGCACCCAGGAGCTGAAAGTTTACCAGGAGGATGAAGGCAACAACGCAGACGCAGGCCCGCCTGACGGAGACGCCGAGCAGAGCAACACCGGCAGCCGACCCAACGCGCCGCTCTCTGTCCCTCAGCTGCTGTTGCGACGGGGGCTGGCTGTCTTGGTTGTAGTTCTCATTTTGGTTCTGGGAGTCGCTCTTCATGTTGCGTTCCCCGTACCTGAGCCCACTATCCTGTTACTGGCCAACGGTACCATGTCTGAGAATAAAACTCTGCCTCTACACCACTGA
- the LOC130537675 gene encoding multidrug and toxin extrusion protein 1-like isoform X2, with product MDSGSAAGESDAKKDNSEQDDGDATSSKLLCRWLPPMYREELYQTMKLTGPMAISRLLEISIKFVTSVFCGHIGSAQLGGFALFFAAMIVTTVAMGFGLVRACDTFISQTFGGQNMKRVGVIVQRSSLILFLFCFLCWAVLLNISNIMLLLHQDEKLVRIANVYVVAYLPAIPAVLLRELQSSYLQNQGITLPQMFCSMATNVFNVISNYVLIYSLQLGGTGSAITNSLSDIVSCLLLFGFIRWKKLHVETWDGWSMECLQEWGAYMKLAVPCALVVCFDWWMYEIVSLLAGVFGEAVLAAQHVLYQIALLTSMVPVATSAAACVRVGNALGAGDTERAVVSGKVALLSAGTVAVVQGIIIAVIKPYVGYIFTSDQNIVATVSQILTLNIFAGFFEALLLASTGICLGSGLQAIVAFANMICYYVIGLAVGASLMFVAQLSLFGLWVGVWTGILLESLFFLGLFFKIDWKKITKKAQKRAGVPAEGAPVSVAQGDGVVPDSDCQNTADCDSVGVPKAEGYTLVSTQELKVYQEDEGNNADAGPPDGDAEQSNTGSRPNAPLSVPQLLLRRGLAVLVVVLILVLGVALHVAFPVPEPTILLLANGTMSENKTLPLHH from the exons ATGGATTCGGGGTCTGCTGCTGGGGAAAGCGATGCTAAGAAGGACAACAGTGAACAAGACGATGGAGATGCAACCAGTTCCAAACTTCTCTGTCGGTGGCTGCCCCCCATGTACAGAGAGGAGTTGTACCAAACCATGAAGCTCACAGGACCAATG GCGATATCTCGGCTTCTGGAAATCTCCATAAAGTTTGTGACCAGCGTGTTCTGTGGTCACATTGGAAGTGCTCAGCTGGGTGGCTTTGCTCTTTTCTTCGCA GCCATGATTGTTACCACAGTTGCGATGGGCTTTGGACTTGTAAGGGCGTGCGACACCTTCATTTCCCAG ACGTTTGGAGGTCAGAACATGAAACGTGTTGGAGTCATCGTCCAGAGGAGCTCGCtgatcctgttcctgttttgttttctctgttgggCTGTTCTCCTCAACATTTCCAACATAATGCTCCTGTTGCACCAGGATGAGAAGTTAGTGAG AATTGCCAACGTTTACGTGGTTGCGTATCTACCAGCTATTCCG GCAGTGCTGCTGCGTGAATTGCAGTCTTCCTACCTGCAAAACCAA ggGATCACTTTGCCTCAGATGTTCTGCTCCATGGCcacaaatgtatttaatgtgaTATCAAACTACGTTTTAATCTACAGCCTCCAGTTGGGCGGCAC aggttCCGCGATCACAAACAGCCTctctgatatcgtctcctgtcTGCTGTTGTTTGGCTTCATAAGATGGAAAAAGCTCCATGTGGAGACGTGGGACG GCTGGTCCATGGAGTGTCTCCAAGAGTGGGGGGCCTACATGAAGCTGGCGGTTCCCTGTGCACTCGTGGTGTGCTTTGACTGGTGGATGTATGAGATTGTATCCCTCTTGGCTG GAGTGTTTGGAGAAGCTGTTCTTGCAGCTCAACATGTGCTGTATCAAATAGCACTTCTAACATCAATG GTTCCGGTAGCCACCAGTGCAGCTGCTTGTGTACGTGTGGGGAATGCGCTGGGGGCCGGTGACACTGAGAGAGCTGTAGTCAGTGGAAAAGTGGCTCTGCTTTCCGCAG GAACGGTTGCTGTGGTTCAGGGCATCATCATCGCTGTAATCAAGCCGTACGTCGGATACATATTCACCTCTGACCA AAATATTGTGGCGACTGTCTCGCAGATCCTCACTCTCAACATCTTTGCAGGGTTCTTTGAAGCACTCCTG CTTGCCTCCACAGGGATCTGTCTGGGATCAGGACTGCAGGCAATAGTTGCCTTCGCCAACATGATCTGTTACTACGTCATCGGTCTGGCAGTGGGAGCATCTCTGATGTTTGTTGCACAGCTGAGTTTATTCG GTCTGTGGGTGGGTGTCTGGACTGGAATATTGCTGGAGTCGCTCTTCTTTCTTGGTTTGTTCTTCAAAATCGACTGGAAGAAAATCACCAAGAAG GCTCAGAAGCGAGCTGGAGTTCCAGCCGAGGGGGCTCCTGTGAGTGTAGCTCAGGGTGACGGGGTGGTGCCTGACTCTGACTGCCAAAACACA GCCGACTGTGACAGTGTGGGAGTTCCTAAAGCTGAGGGATACACTCTGGTCAGCACCCAGGAGCTGAAAGTTTACCAGGAGGATGAAGGCAACAACGCAGACGCAGGCCCGCCTGACGGAGACGCCGAGCAGAGCAACACCGGCAGCCGACCCAACGCGCCGCTCTCTGTCCCTCAGCTGCTGTTGCGACGGGGGCTGGCTGTCTTGGTTGTAGTTCTCATTTTGGTTCTGGGAGTCGCTCTTCATGTTGCGTTCCCCGTACCTGAGCCCACTATCCTGTTACTGGCCAACGGTACCATGTCTGAGAATAAAACTCTGCCTCTACACCACTGA